Within Cucumis melo cultivar AY chromosome 4, USDA_Cmelo_AY_1.0, whole genome shotgun sequence, the genomic segment TTATGTATTGTCGTCAATCACAATTGGATCATCCTTGTTTGATTTAATATGTTTTAACCTTGATCCTAAGCATCTTTCGCTCCGACACACCATTTTCTTTCAACAACATCTATAGATTATGATACAATATAAACTACCATTTACAATATTATGATTTTTATAGATTCCAACTTCTATTTTTAGTGTAAACATGGTCAAACTTCAAAAACATCATAGCCAAACACTTCCTGTTTAATTTGAAAGATGCATTTTAAGAATATAAACATTAGAAGAAAATATATACAACATGTATTACttaatttgtagtttaaataGAAATTCAACACTTGAATATATACTGACTTTAAAGTGGTGGTTTGAAGAATATAAACATCAATTTCAAAGTACAAATCACAAATGTTGTTAAACCCTAAATGCTTCCACAATctcattttctaaataaaatagTAAGAAGAAAACTGTTCAAGACTTTAAAGAAATACGATCTAATGATAAATATACCccattttatttcatataagaAGTATTAAAATAGACTCATCGTAATGGAAGATTGCTTCGTAACATAGTGATGGAAGAACGCTTACACCCAAACGACAGACTTGCTGGAGACGAAGAATCAAAACCCTAATGTGAACAATGTTTGACGATGAAGGTCTGCGAAAGACAAAGAATGAGAAAACGATGGTAGTTATTTTGGCCGAACGAAGTGCGCTTTCTTTACGTGCAATGATATCTTCCTTTTCACATTATTAATGTCTCAAAACCTTccgttttcaatttttttatttcgtTTACATTAAAAAAGTATGAGTATTATAGTAAATTGGTCCAGtcttttgtaaaataaattagtCCATTTAAAACTTTTAAGGAATATACGAAGAAAAAAGGTCAATCGTACGTTACAAATTAGGCTATTTGagttaaaatctaaaaaaaaattcaggTATCCAATCTAGCTGCCGGAGAAGTTTAGCCCAAAGTCAAAATGGCCCAAAATGAAGCGTCGAGAAGAAACTTTTCCGACTCTCTGTCTCTTTCGATCGGTGTCACTCGCTCTCCTCTGACCAAAGGttacaacttttctttttctttttaaaccaAAAATTCCCTCACACCCAACATTCTTTAACCGTATATATATGTTTCCTGATTGTGGGTGACTGTTATTCGGCGCTTTCTTATACTAGGTGAGTGTTGAGTGCAGGCGAAAATGGCGGAACCCCAGAAGCCATGGAAGGTTGAATATGCCAAGTCTTCTCGATCCTCCTGCAAGACCTGCAAAAGTCCCATTCAGAAGGAGAATCTTCGCTTCGGCAAGATGGTTCAAGCCACCCAATTCGACGGTTTCATGCCTGTACTCACCCATTTTACCCTCTTTTTTGGTGTGTTGGTGTCATTTCCTTGTTGGGTTTCTGGGTTTCTTCCTATAACCCTTCTTATTAGCTCCACAGCTAGTTTAGGTTTCCGGTAACTCTGTTTCTCTTCTTCGTATTCTTCTTTTCGTATCAGTTTATAGGTTATTCTAGTTATCATCTTCTATTAACTGTTTGTTATATATGCATTTGCTTCCACTTGGAATCGGCTCTCACTGACTTTCGCCTTTGGCAAAACCTTTGTTTATGGAGGCATCGtgtattttttaaatggatATGGATTAATTTCTGAAGGGGGTTGTTTCATTTTGGGTGTTGTACAGAGCATCGTTGTGAAATTCCCTAATTATCAGTTTTTGGATTCAATTTTCTAGTTAACAATTCATTTTCAGTTCTTTTCGGCTAATAAGAATTATGTCTTCTCTTATCGTATTCTGTTCAACTTCTCTTTATTTGATTGTTAATTGGAACCTATCTTACTTTGACGTCCTTATCTTCCTTGACATATTCTTTCAAATTCCTTGGGGGTGTACCTGTAGTTAGGTTTTGATTGAACATTCTTATTGTTGATAGCTGATATTTTTCTGAACCAGATGTGGAACCACGCTGCCTGCATATTGAAGAAAGCAAAACAGATCAAATCGTATGTGTACTAATGAAAACGATATTTTACCATATGGATATGCATGTATAACATCCGGAAATCTTTCTCATTGGTTCAAATTTACCATATGATAGAATTGATGATGTTGAAGGACTTGACTCATTGAGATGGGAAGATCAGCAGAAGATTAGACAATATGTGCAAGACAGTGCAGCTGCCGCTGCAGTTGTTGTTACACCAGTAGAGTATGGTATTGAAGTTTCGCAAACTGCACGTGCTTCTTGCAAGCACTGCAAACAGAAGATTATGAAAGGAGAGGTAGTTTTCTTTATCCATATTCTCTTAACATCATATTCTTTAAATCGGAATGTAGTGAAACATCTCTTAGCTTTTAATCCTCTCTTATTTGGATTTCTTGGATTCGAGTTCAAACCTAAACCAAAGGGGGTTTATATGCTGTTATGAGGCTTTAGTGGTCGTACATAGGGATTTGCAGAATATGCTTCTATtacttttctgttttttttctctctattgTGACATCCATGTCTATGGACTCattgaagaaaaatattgaTTTAGTTGTAAAACAATTCCAAGGTTCGTCTGTCCACTGCCCTAGATGGTAAAGGGACCAAGGGCCTGGCTTGGTACCATGCAAACTGCTACATGGAACAATGTCCATCTACCCAAGTTGAGAAGTTGGCAGGTTGGCAAAGCCTCCCACCTTCTGATCAGGCGGCTGTTAGTATCTTGGTTAAAAAGCCTTCATCTGCGGTAAAAAATGGTATGGCCTTCATGTAAATCTGCTAAAGAGTGTTTTTGATGTTCTAATCTCATGCatttattaattcttttgtGTATATGTGTGTGTGGCTCATAGAAGAGAAACAAACAACTTCAAAAGCTAGTAAACGTAAAAAAGACACTGCGGAAGACCAGGATTCTAAAGTTACTAAGGCTACAGGAGATGTTTCTGAAAGCAGGTCCGTGAAAAATGCTTTTGTTTCTGTAGACAGCCAAAATTCATCTGATTTAGTGAGTAAACTGGAGGCACAAAGTAAAGGATTATGGAAGCTAAAAGATGATCTGAAAAAGCATGTAACGACTGCCGAGTTGCGGGAAATGCTTGAATCTAATGATCAAGATTCTTCAGGATCAGAGCTTGATTTGCGTGATCGCTGGTAGTCTCTTGCTATCAAGCCTTGCCTCGTCCTGTTTTTACAATTGATTGTTCTTGGGAGACTAGTATTGGACTTTTCTTTTCTATGCATTACTCCTTTATGACAATGGTGCTAGCATCTTGTGGTAATTCTTGAACTAATTTAGTTGAAAGGTAGTTGATAACTTGAGGTATCCTTTTTTATTCATATCCATTTCTTTCTTACATATAGGGGGAAAAAAAAACGATGTGtccttttttttaatcttaGGTATATTTAAATTGGTTGTCGTGGTTTAATTTGTTATTCCAAAAGGTTTTTCTCTGTTGCTTCTTATACTGGCACATTTCCTAATTTGATGCATGCCTTGTTTAGTGCCGATGGCATGATGTTTGGAGCACTTGCAAAATGCCCCATCTGTTTTGGATCATTACATTACTCTCGGGGCATGTACCGATGTCACGGGTATCAGTCTGCATGGACCAAGTGTAGCTACTCTACTTGTGAACCACAGCGCCTTAGAGGGAAGTGGAAAGTTCCAGAAGAGACTGGCAACCAATATCTTAGCAAGGTTTCTGCGAAAACCAATTTTAAATGAAAGTCAGATGAATCATGATTTCACATCTTATGGTCTCTTGCAGTGGTTTAAATCACAAAAAGGTGCAAAACCTATTCGATTATTGCCACCACCTACTTCCAGTACTGCCAATGGCAATCAAACTTCTAGTAGTCAATCACAATCATCAAGTTCTGAAAACTTGGCTGAGCTAAGAGTTTCCTTTTATGGATTAAAAGATTCCATGGTAAGACCTTTCATTCTGAGCTTTTGTATGCTTGAAATTACTTTCATTGCGTGACATGCAATAGTTGAAATCATTGTGTTGAATCTTGCAGGGagaatggaaaagaaaaatcgAGGTTGAAGGTGGAGCTGTTCATGCCAAGATAAAGAAAGGTATCTTCTTTATCACCTTGTTGGTTACTCAGCATGTAACTCTTTTAGATATGTTATGTTAGTTCACTTTGATGACAAAACTTAAGTGCAGATACTAATTGCTTAGTTGTGGGTGGATATGTGGATGaatataatccagaaatgaAGAAAGCGAGGTATCATCCTTCTAGTTGTCAGTTTTATCTTTCTTGATCAATTGAGTTTTCCATTATCTCTCTTTTGGTCACTGAACTCAATGAACAGGAGGATGAAGATACCTATAGTTCGGGAAGAATATCTGGTAGATTGCTTTAGAAAACAGAAGAAGCTCCCATATGATAGATACAAAGTAGAAGCCACTGGTGAGTCCACCAGCTTGGTCACCGTAAAGGTGAAAGGGCGAAGTGCCGTGCATGAATCCTCAGGTTTGCAGGATACAGGTCATATTCTTGAAGACAAGAAAAGCATCTATAATACAACTTTAAACATGTCAGACTTGTCAACTGGAATTAATAGGTATTCTTATTTTCTCCCCTGCACCCAAAACTGTCTTCCTATGCATCCAAACTAGGTATTTGTCTAAGATTTTGGGAAGGTAGGTTTAGATGTactgataattttttttttagaaaggcTGGTGCAAAGTGCAAacgtgtgtgtgtgtttttgaAAAGGATACTGCctctttattaattttattaataacgtgtgtgtgtgtgtgttttgaACTTTCATTTTTAACTAGTAGACTAGTAGACTTCTCTACTTGGAGTGGTCCATGCAATCTCTTACATATTTATGTTTACTATTGGAAGCTATTATATTCTCCAAATCATTCAAGATGATAAGAGTTCAGATTGCTATGTTTTTCGCAAATGGGGTCGAGTGGGAAATGAGAAAATTGGAGGAGTCAAACTTGATGAGATGACAAAATCAGATGCAATACAGGAATTCAAACGCTTATTCCTTGAGAAGACGGGGAATCCTTGGGAAGCATGGGAACAGAAACTAAACTTTGAAAAGCAACCTGGCCGGTTCTTTCCACTGGATATTGTACCACTTTTTCTTTCATCAATATCACATCATTTTCTTCACTACCACTTGCTTTCTCTGTTCTACAGCACATCTACTGATTATGTTAATTTTAATGCTTGCATCACGTCTCAATGTTGGAACTTGTAGGATTATGGAGTGAACAAAGATTTGCCAAAGAAACCGAAGAATTATTCGGCCACTAAACTTGCTCCTCAATTAGCACAATTAATGAAGATGCTGTTCAATGTAGAAACCTACAGGTTTTTCCAAATGGCCTTTCTCATTGGTGGTTGGTTGCTACTGGCTCAGGCATGAGTCTTATATGATATACATAAATATTTATATGTTCGAGTAAAATACTAATCATAAGTCTTGTAGGGCTGCTATGATGGAGTTTGAGATAAATATGTCAGAGATGCCGCTTGGAAAATTAAGCAGAAGTAACATCCAGAAAGGTAAACTGTCTTGAATCTCCCATCAAATACTGGACGCCAACCatatttttaattcaaaattgtGTTCTTAATTCTTATATTTCTACTTTTTCTGACATTTACTTTAGGTTTTGAAGCTTTAACAGAAATCCAAAACTTATTAAACAGTAGCATGCATGATCCATCTGTGAAAGAGAGCTTGATTATTGATGCTAGCAATCGCTTTTTCACGGTGATTCCTTCTATTCATCCTCACATTATAAGGGATGAGGATGATTTCAAGTCTAAGGTAACTTACCACTTGTCTCCTAACCAAGCATATGAGGTTCCTTTAATGGATGGGAACTTTTACTTTATTGGCATCTTCTTAGAGAAACTCAGCACTATGATGTGGCAATTTTAATTCATGAAGGCATTTTGATTGG encodes:
- the LOC103500369 gene encoding poly [ADP-ribose] polymerase 1 isoform X3, with protein sequence MAEPQKPWKVEYAKSSRSSCKTCKSPIQKENLRFGKMVQATQFDGFMPMWNHAACILKKAKQIKSIDDVEGLDSLRWEDQQKIRQYVQDSAAAAAVVVTPVEYGIEVSQTARASCKHCKQKIMKGEVRLSTALDGKGTKGLAWYHANCYMEQCPSTQVEKLAGWQSLPPSDQAAVSILVKKPSSAVKNEEKQTTSKASKRKKDTAEDQDSKVTKATGDVSESRSVKNAFVSVDSQNSSDLVSKLEAQSKGLWKLKDDLKKHVTTAELREMLESNDQDSSGSELDLRDRCADGMMFGALAKCPICFGSLHYSRGMYRCHGYQSAWTKCSYSTCEPQRLRGKWKVPEETGNQYLSKWFKSQKGAKPIRLLPPPTSSTANGNQTSSSQSQSSSSENLAELRVSFYGLKDSMGEWKRKIEVEGGAVHAKIKKEMKKARRMKIPIVREEYLVDCFRKQKKLPYDRYKVEATGESTSLVTVKVKGRSAVHESSGLQDTGHILEDKKSIYNTTLNMSDLSTGINSYYILQIIQDDKSSDCYVFRKWGRVGNEKIGGVKLDEMTKSDAIQEFKRLFLEKTGNPWEAWEQKLNFEKQPGRFFPLDIDYGVNKDLPKKPKNYSATKLAPQLAQLMKMLFNVETYRAAMMEFEINMSEMPLGKLSRSNIQKGFEALTEIQNLLNSSMHDPSVKESLIIDASNRFFTVIPSIHPHIIRDEDDFKSKLKMLEALQDIEIASRLVGFDVDSDESLDDKYKKLHCDIAPISHESDDYKLIEKYLLNTHAPTHTDWALELEEVFSLEREGEFDKFVPFRQKLKNKMLLWHGSRLTNFVGILSQGLRIAPPEAPATGYMFGKGIYFADLVSKSAQYCYTDRKNPVGFMILSEVALGEVYELKKAEYMEKPPRGKHSTKGLGKKVPDVSEHVKWKEDVVVPCGKPVASNVKASELMYNEYIVYDTAQVKMQFLLKVRFHYKR
- the LOC103500369 gene encoding poly [ADP-ribose] polymerase 1 isoform X1; its protein translation is MAEPQKPWKVEYAKSSRSSCKTCKSPIQKENLRFGKMVQATQFDGFMPMWNHAACILKKAKQIKSIDDVEGLDSLRWEDQQKIRQYVQDSAAAAAVVVTPVEYGIEVSQTARASCKHCKQKIMKGEVRLSTALDGKGTKGLAWYHANCYMEQCPSTQVEKLAGWQSLPPSDQAAVSILVKKPSSAVKNEEKQTTSKASKRKKDTAEDQDSKVTKATGDVSESRSVKNAFVSVDSQNSSDLVSKLEAQSKGLWKLKDDLKKHVTTAELREMLESNDQDSSGSELDLRDRCADGMMFGALAKCPICFGSLHYSRGMYRCHGYQSAWTKCSYSTCEPQRLRGKWKVPEETGNQYLSKWFKSQKGAKPIRLLPPPTSSTANGNQTSSSQSQSSSSENLAELRVSFYGLKDSMGEWKRKIEVEGGAVHAKIKKDTNCLVVGGYVDEYNPEMKKARRMKIPIVREEYLVDCFRKQKKLPYDRYKVEATGESTSLVTVKVKGRSAVHESSGLQDTGHILEDKKSIYNTTLNMSDLSTGINSYYILQIIQDDKSSDCYVFRKWGRVGNEKIGGVKLDEMTKSDAIQEFKRLFLEKTGNPWEAWEQKLNFEKQPGRFFPLDIDYGVNKDLPKKPKNYSATKLAPQLAQLMKMLFNVETYRAAMMEFEINMSEMPLGKLSRSNIQKGFEALTEIQNLLNSSMHDPSVKESLIIDASNRFFTVIPSIHPHIIRDEDDFKSKLKMLEALQDIEIASRLVGFDVDSDESLDDKYKKLHCDIAPISHESDDYKLIEKYLLNTHAPTHTDWALELEEVFSLEREGEFDKFVPFRQKLKNKMLLWHGSRLTNFVGILSQGLRIAPPEAPATGYMFGKGIYFADLVSKSAQYCYTDRKNPVGFMILSEVALGEVYELKKAEYMEKPPRGKHSTKGLGKKVPDVSEHVKWKEDVVVPCGKPVASNVKASELMYNEYIVYDTAQVKMQFLLKVRFHYKR
- the LOC103500369 gene encoding poly [ADP-ribose] polymerase 1 isoform X2; its protein translation is MAEPQKPWKVEYAKSSRSSCKTCKSPIQKENLRFGKMVQATQFDGFMPMWNHAACILKKAKQIKSIDDVEGLDSLRWEDQQKIRQYVQDSAAAAAVVVTPVEYGIEVSQTARASCKHCKQKIMKGEVRLSTALDGKGTKGLAWYHANCYMEQCPSTQVEKLAGWQSLPPSDQAAVSILVKKPSSAVKNEKQTTSKASKRKKDTAEDQDSKVTKATGDVSESRSVKNAFVSVDSQNSSDLVSKLEAQSKGLWKLKDDLKKHVTTAELREMLESNDQDSSGSELDLRDRCADGMMFGALAKCPICFGSLHYSRGMYRCHGYQSAWTKCSYSTCEPQRLRGKWKVPEETGNQYLSKWFKSQKGAKPIRLLPPPTSSTANGNQTSSSQSQSSSSENLAELRVSFYGLKDSMGEWKRKIEVEGGAVHAKIKKDTNCLVVGGYVDEYNPEMKKARRMKIPIVREEYLVDCFRKQKKLPYDRYKVEATGESTSLVTVKVKGRSAVHESSGLQDTGHILEDKKSIYNTTLNMSDLSTGINSYYILQIIQDDKSSDCYVFRKWGRVGNEKIGGVKLDEMTKSDAIQEFKRLFLEKTGNPWEAWEQKLNFEKQPGRFFPLDIDYGVNKDLPKKPKNYSATKLAPQLAQLMKMLFNVETYRAAMMEFEINMSEMPLGKLSRSNIQKGFEALTEIQNLLNSSMHDPSVKESLIIDASNRFFTVIPSIHPHIIRDEDDFKSKLKMLEALQDIEIASRLVGFDVDSDESLDDKYKKLHCDIAPISHESDDYKLIEKYLLNTHAPTHTDWALELEEVFSLEREGEFDKFVPFRQKLKNKMLLWHGSRLTNFVGILSQGLRIAPPEAPATGYMFGKGIYFADLVSKSAQYCYTDRKNPVGFMILSEVALGEVYELKKAEYMEKPPRGKHSTKGLGKKVPDVSEHVKWKEDVVVPCGKPVASNVKASELMYNEYIVYDTAQVKMQFLLKVRFHYKR
- the LOC103500369 gene encoding poly [ADP-ribose] polymerase 1 isoform X4, translated to MWNHAACILKKAKQIKSIDDVEGLDSLRWEDQQKIRQYVQDSAAAAAVVVTPVEYGIEVSQTARASCKHCKQKIMKGEVRLSTALDGKGTKGLAWYHANCYMEQCPSTQVEKLAGWQSLPPSDQAAVSILVKKPSSAVKNEEKQTTSKASKRKKDTAEDQDSKVTKATGDVSESRSVKNAFVSVDSQNSSDLVSKLEAQSKGLWKLKDDLKKHVTTAELREMLESNDQDSSGSELDLRDRCADGMMFGALAKCPICFGSLHYSRGMYRCHGYQSAWTKCSYSTCEPQRLRGKWKVPEETGNQYLSKWFKSQKGAKPIRLLPPPTSSTANGNQTSSSQSQSSSSENLAELRVSFYGLKDSMGEWKRKIEVEGGAVHAKIKKDTNCLVVGGYVDEYNPEMKKARRMKIPIVREEYLVDCFRKQKKLPYDRYKVEATGESTSLVTVKVKGRSAVHESSGLQDTGHILEDKKSIYNTTLNMSDLSTGINSYYILQIIQDDKSSDCYVFRKWGRVGNEKIGGVKLDEMTKSDAIQEFKRLFLEKTGNPWEAWEQKLNFEKQPGRFFPLDIDYGVNKDLPKKPKNYSATKLAPQLAQLMKMLFNVETYRAAMMEFEINMSEMPLGKLSRSNIQKGFEALTEIQNLLNSSMHDPSVKESLIIDASNRFFTVIPSIHPHIIRDEDDFKSKLKMLEALQDIEIASRLVGFDVDSDESLDDKYKKLHCDIAPISHESDDYKLIEKYLLNTHAPTHTDWALELEEVFSLEREGEFDKFVPFRQKLKNKMLLWHGSRLTNFVGILSQGLRIAPPEAPATGYMFGKGIYFADLVSKSAQYCYTDRKNPVGFMILSEVALGEVYELKKAEYMEKPPRGKHSTKGLGKKVPDVSEHVKWKEDVVVPCGKPVASNVKASELMYNEYIVYDTAQVKMQFLLKVRFHYKR
- the LOC103500369 gene encoding poly [ADP-ribose] polymerase 1 isoform X5 yields the protein MEQCPSTQVEKLAGWQSLPPSDQAAVSILVKKPSSAVKNEEKQTTSKASKRKKDTAEDQDSKVTKATGDVSESRSVKNAFVSVDSQNSSDLVSKLEAQSKGLWKLKDDLKKHVTTAELREMLESNDQDSSGSELDLRDRCADGMMFGALAKCPICFGSLHYSRGMYRCHGYQSAWTKCSYSTCEPQRLRGKWKVPEETGNQYLSKWFKSQKGAKPIRLLPPPTSSTANGNQTSSSQSQSSSSENLAELRVSFYGLKDSMGEWKRKIEVEGGAVHAKIKKDTNCLVVGGYVDEYNPEMKKARRMKIPIVREEYLVDCFRKQKKLPYDRYKVEATGESTSLVTVKVKGRSAVHESSGLQDTGHILEDKKSIYNTTLNMSDLSTGINSYYILQIIQDDKSSDCYVFRKWGRVGNEKIGGVKLDEMTKSDAIQEFKRLFLEKTGNPWEAWEQKLNFEKQPGRFFPLDIDYGVNKDLPKKPKNYSATKLAPQLAQLMKMLFNVETYRAAMMEFEINMSEMPLGKLSRSNIQKGFEALTEIQNLLNSSMHDPSVKESLIIDASNRFFTVIPSIHPHIIRDEDDFKSKLKMLEALQDIEIASRLVGFDVDSDESLDDKYKKLHCDIAPISHESDDYKLIEKYLLNTHAPTHTDWALELEEVFSLEREGEFDKFVPFRQKLKNKMLLWHGSRLTNFVGILSQGLRIAPPEAPATGYMFGKGIYFADLVSKSAQYCYTDRKNPVGFMILSEVALGEVYELKKAEYMEKPPRGKHSTKGLGKKVPDVSEHVKWKEDVVVPCGKPVASNVKASELMYNEYIVYDTAQVKMQFLLKVRFHYKR